In Leptospira perdikensis, a single genomic region encodes these proteins:
- a CDS encoding NTP transferase domain-containing protein — MNAFVLAAGFGKRMGSLTENTPKPLLKIQGVSLLDYSLYLLDQWKISKVWINTHYLGEQIKIHVQNFKRYPVEVLEEKEKILGTAGGIRTGLPENSLEEPILLINPDTLFFPKLDFLPNLSLPNDKKIHLYLLPTPPGQSYTKINIDKNGLLKFGSGSYYYIGLAILNPKCLIHLEKNQYHDLSDIFKECAERGEITGEVFPGTVLDLGTKELWDSYETKNIFGHELSKIKSFIKSSYMT, encoded by the coding sequence ATGAACGCATTTGTTTTGGCTGCAGGATTCGGCAAACGAATGGGATCTCTTACTGAAAACACTCCTAAACCCCTATTAAAAATTCAAGGTGTCAGTCTTCTCGATTATAGCTTGTATTTATTAGATCAATGGAAAATTTCCAAGGTTTGGATCAACACACATTATTTAGGTGAACAAATCAAAATTCATGTACAAAATTTTAAACGATATCCCGTTGAAGTTTTAGAAGAAAAAGAAAAGATTTTGGGGACGGCCGGGGGAATCCGAACTGGGTTACCAGAAAACTCTCTAGAAGAGCCGATTTTACTTATCAATCCAGACACTTTGTTTTTTCCTAAGTTAGATTTTTTACCTAATCTTAGTTTGCCGAATGATAAAAAAATCCATTTATACCTACTACCGACACCTCCTGGTCAGAGTTATACAAAAATCAATATCGATAAAAATGGATTATTAAAATTTGGAAGTGGATCTTATTACTATATTGGGCTCGCAATTTTAAATCCAAAATGTTTAATCCATTTAGAAAAAAATCAATACCACGACCTTTCTGATATATTTAAAGAATGTGCGGAAAGAGGAGAAATTACCGGAGAGGTATTCCCCGGCACCGTTTTAGATTTAGGAACTAAGGAACTTTGGGATTCCTATGAAACAAAAAACATTTTTGGACATGAACTTTCTAAAATCAAATCCTTTATCAAATCTTCATATATGACTTAG
- a CDS encoding ATP-binding protein, whose protein sequence is MLNLKIERLSQLLSHSQNGLVFVDLKSKQILYIDENTIQRLHFKSPKALEIQNLFYDHELLLSEIHMHPQSKSEYKWFLKNQNSEKVTVSVHFSSLTEFFDSDTEIYSITINWNHEYTDDNSEIIDNLEIPFLQADIKGNLLYANARLIHLFGLTPNPIQSYNLLNILSLSESVKKEILVRNTKRIIEFQPNVGKIITFQLQSYITTIEGKPEGITILLLDLSELQNAERIVKYGEDKLRTFFATMNNGFVIINKEAIILEIAPIFKFLLFQVFAFEVGEDIFHFFDTNMKSKLMGVLDSVIENQNVQTTEFEYLLLGEERTFEIRFIPVRRYDPNDKKVMLVFSDITETKRLDRQLVESMKFASIGEIAAGLAHEINNPLQSALLYLDDLITVDETDANERRNILKKVESANLRIRDLVKALLDLGRMESPNRDFVSPYYILVRTSELVEVSCRKKNINFTRHAGPNLPGIFVRWQEIEQVLINCVVNSINALSEMENARQYPKIELGIDLVKNQKKEWVVFSVEDNGPGIDDDTLEKVFLPLFTTRRNKQGTGLGLSISKKIIAEHGGEIYIKTKEGTGTKVDIYLPAHTDDNG, encoded by the coding sequence ATGTTGAATCTAAAAATTGAAAGATTATCGCAGCTTCTCTCCCATTCCCAGAATGGATTAGTTTTCGTCGATCTTAAATCCAAACAAATCCTATATATCGATGAAAACACGATTCAACGATTACACTTTAAATCTCCCAAAGCTTTGGAAATCCAAAATCTCTTTTACGATCATGAACTTTTGCTTTCTGAAATTCATATGCATCCGCAATCAAAAAGTGAATACAAATGGTTTCTGAAAAATCAAAATTCAGAAAAGGTTACTGTTTCTGTTCATTTTTCCTCGTTAACGGAATTCTTTGATTCTGATACTGAAATTTATTCGATCACCATCAATTGGAACCATGAGTATACAGATGATAATTCTGAAATCATAGACAATTTAGAAATTCCGTTTCTACAAGCCGACATTAAAGGAAATTTACTTTATGCCAATGCACGGTTAATTCATTTGTTCGGATTAACTCCAAACCCCATCCAATCATACAACCTACTCAATATACTTTCCTTATCAGAATCCGTAAAAAAGGAAATTTTGGTTCGAAACACAAAACGGATTATAGAATTCCAACCTAACGTTGGGAAAATAATTACCTTCCAACTACAAAGTTATATCACAACAATAGAAGGAAAACCCGAGGGCATTACCATTCTCTTACTTGATCTTTCAGAACTACAAAATGCAGAACGTATTGTTAAATACGGCGAAGATAAATTAAGAACATTCTTTGCTACCATGAACAATGGTTTTGTGATCATCAACAAGGAAGCAATTATTTTAGAAATTGCACCTATTTTTAAATTTTTATTATTCCAAGTATTTGCTTTTGAAGTAGGAGAAGATATTTTTCATTTTTTTGATACAAACATGAAATCAAAATTAATGGGAGTATTAGATTCTGTTATCGAAAACCAAAATGTACAAACAACAGAATTTGAATATTTACTACTTGGTGAAGAAAGGACATTTGAAATTCGCTTTATTCCTGTAAGGCGATATGACCCAAATGATAAAAAAGTTATGTTGGTATTCTCCGACATAACCGAAACAAAACGGTTGGATCGACAACTCGTCGAATCCATGAAATTCGCAAGTATCGGTGAAATTGCCGCCGGCCTTGCCCACGAAATTAACAACCCTTTACAAAGTGCTCTCTTATATCTAGATGATTTAATTACTGTTGATGAAACTGATGCCAATGAACGCCGTAATATTTTGAAAAAAGTTGAGTCTGCAAATTTGCGGATCCGAGATTTGGTAAAGGCCTTACTTGATTTAGGAAGGATGGAAAGTCCCAACCGGGATTTCGTTTCACCTTATTACATTTTGGTTCGAACCAGTGAACTGGTTGAAGTCAGTTGCCGAAAGAAAAATATCAATTTTACAAGGCATGCCGGTCCTAATTTACCGGGAATTTTTGTGCGTTGGCAGGAAATTGAACAAGTATTGATCAATTGTGTGGTAAACTCCATCAATGCTCTTTCCGAAATGGAAAATGCGAGACAATACCCTAAAATCGAATTAGGTATTGATTTAGTTAAAAATCAAAAAAAAGAATGGGTCGTGTTTTCCGTAGAAGACAATGGACCTGGAATCGATGACGATACATTGGAAAAAGTTTTTTTACCGTTATTTACAACAAGAAGAAATAAACAAGGAACTGGTTTGGGACTTTCTATTTCAAAAAAGATAATCGCCGAACATGGTGGAGAAATCTATATTAAAACAAAGGAAGGAACAGGAACCAAGGTAGATATCTATCTTCCTGCCCACACAGATGATAATGGATAA
- a CDS encoding hybrid sensor histidine kinase/response regulator, which produces MDKILIIDDEEDIRIALKRVLSREGYQIELAESASEAIRRISSGESFSVVISDILMSGMSGIDFIKFIAEKNINLPVVLVTGNPNLSSAESAIRYHAFEYISKPVDKTQILSVVKRALEQKNQKDSDLEKLMLSEKLEKALRTQNLDLNRQNAAILNATSDAVITIDSKLTIVSANKASFDMFRFNIPLDLIGQSVKILFTENKMQKYMSQVAKVLSEEANKSTLQLSDATLLRSDHTTFLADIAICSYSLDGDTYYTGVIRDVTQKKLMVEQLIHSERRAFLSVVAASIGHEINNSLTAIQGFVEMASRENADTMLKDRALKVTLNQTEKLRALTSNLLQLGKSLKSTNEQSKVLNLNKEISSVLQVFKETAKLKYCQIKREESTEDIPIRMNSDQFALLLSNILLNAADATNNIGTIEISSYQDQKYSHLVVTDDGEGMSQETLDKIYEPYFTTKELGKGTGLGMFVVKQIVDNFEIRLQIESAAGKGSKFHFIFPKVSET; this is translated from the coding sequence ATGGATAAAATTTTAATTATAGATGATGAAGAAGACATTCGAATCGCTTTAAAAAGAGTTCTATCCCGCGAAGGGTATCAGATCGAACTCGCAGAATCGGCATCGGAGGCGATCCGCAGAATTTCGTCAGGGGAATCCTTTTCAGTCGTAATTTCTGATATTCTAATGTCTGGGATGTCGGGAATAGATTTCATTAAATTCATTGCTGAAAAAAATATTAATTTACCTGTTGTTTTGGTAACAGGAAATCCAAATCTTTCCTCAGCAGAATCCGCCATTCGCTATCATGCCTTTGAATATATATCCAAACCTGTAGACAAAACACAAATACTATCCGTTGTTAAACGAGCATTAGAACAAAAAAACCAAAAAGATTCCGATTTAGAAAAATTAATGTTATCGGAAAAACTGGAAAAAGCTCTAAGAACTCAAAATTTAGATTTAAACAGACAAAATGCTGCCATACTCAATGCAACTTCTGATGCCGTAATCACAATCGATTCTAAATTAACTATTGTTTCTGCAAACAAAGCAAGTTTTGATATGTTTCGATTTAACATACCCTTGGATCTAATTGGACAATCCGTTAAGATTCTATTTACTGAAAATAAAATGCAAAAGTATATGAGTCAAGTTGCTAAGGTTTTGAGTGAAGAGGCAAATAAATCTACACTCCAATTATCTGATGCCACATTATTACGTTCTGATCATACTACATTTTTAGCCGATATTGCTATTTGCTCTTATAGTTTGGATGGTGATACATATTACACTGGTGTCATTAGAGATGTAACACAAAAAAAACTTATGGTAGAACAACTCATCCATTCAGAACGCAGAGCATTTTTATCTGTAGTGGCTGCTAGTATAGGACATGAAATCAACAATTCGTTAACTGCCATCCAAGGTTTTGTGGAAATGGCTTCTAGAGAAAATGCAGACACTATGTTAAAAGATAGAGCTCTGAAAGTTACTCTCAACCAAACAGAAAAGTTAAGAGCGTTAACTTCCAATCTATTACAACTAGGAAAATCATTAAAATCAACTAATGAACAGTCCAAAGTATTAAATCTAAACAAAGAAATTTCCTCTGTCCTTCAAGTATTCAAAGAAACAGCAAAATTAAAATACTGTCAGATTAAAAGAGAAGAATCAACGGAAGACATTCCTATTCGTATGAATTCAGATCAATTTGCTCTACTATTATCAAATATTCTTTTGAATGCCGCTGATGCCACAAACAACATTGGCACAATAGAAATTTCCTCCTACCAAGATCAAAAATATTCTCATTTAGTTGTTACCGATGATGGGGAAGGGATGTCGCAAGAAACCTTGGATAAAATCTATGAACCTTATTTTACAACAAAAGAATTAGGAAAGGGTACAGGGCTTGGGATGTTTGTCGTCAAACAAATTGTAGATAATTTTGAAATTCGACTACAAATTGAATCGGCCGCAGGGAAAGGTTCTAAATTTCATTTTATTTTTCCAAAGGTTTCTGAAACATAG
- a CDS encoding alpha/beta fold hydrolase: protein MIKYFYQSLFRNYQSQRRKSMKNMGGIPSFVDMGGHRIFYWKFGNGNQKPIVFFHGLLDESFGFRRVVKELLDDGFPLYIFDLPGYGQSKLPLVKYLYQIDVWADLLLECFQKLELKDICLVGHSMGGLTSQHLVLKDLQKRVKKLILLAPGGIPHPERERMRKILFPKTEKQVVLLLRYLYGEEFPEPGYLFRHTLVTIWNEKPNEYLQENTLRREDEIFFDSKMKGIKIPTLILAGAEDEITPPFMMKKMKSYIKKSKLVWIPKVRHAIHLEKPDIVASNIRIFYNS, encoded by the coding sequence ATGATAAAATACTTTTACCAAAGCCTTTTTAGAAACTATCAGTCCCAGAGACGTAAATCAATGAAAAATATGGGTGGTATACCGTCTTTCGTTGATATGGGTGGACATAGAATCTTTTACTGGAAATTTGGAAATGGCAACCAAAAACCAATCGTTTTTTTCCACGGTTTATTAGATGAGAGTTTTGGGTTCCGAAGAGTCGTTAAAGAACTGTTAGATGACGGTTTTCCGCTTTATATCTTTGATTTGCCAGGGTATGGGCAGAGTAAGTTGCCACTTGTAAAGTATTTATACCAAATAGATGTTTGGGCAGACTTACTCCTAGAATGTTTTCAAAAGTTAGAATTAAAAGACATTTGCCTCGTGGGGCATTCTATGGGTGGGCTCACTTCCCAACATTTGGTCCTAAAGGATCTTCAAAAAAGAGTCAAAAAACTAATCCTTTTGGCACCCGGTGGAATTCCCCATCCAGAACGAGAAAGGATGCGTAAGATACTTTTTCCAAAAACGGAAAAACAAGTAGTTTTGTTACTTCGTTATCTTTATGGAGAAGAATTTCCGGAACCTGGATATCTTTTTCGTCATACTCTTGTTACAATTTGGAATGAAAAACCGAATGAATACCTGCAAGAAAATACCTTAAGAAGGGAAGATGAGATTTTTTTTGATTCAAAAATGAAAGGGATCAAAATTCCTACATTAATTTTGGCTGGCGCGGAAGATGAAATCACCCCGCCGTTTATGATGAAAAAAATGAAATCGTATATCAAAAAAAGTAAATTGGTATGGATTCCAAAAGTGAGACATGCAATTCATTTGGAAAAACCAGACATTGTTGCTAGCAACATCAGAATATTCTATAATTCTTAA
- a CDS encoding aminoglycoside phosphotransferase family protein, whose protein sequence is MYPGFNDSQLELLFSRYGKDCKVFPLQEEASTRRYFRITTSENIDVVVCIDEVVNEDFIIISEFLNTNGIHVPKVLDVNREFGLTFMSFEGLEDFSTYNLSDYKNKFPILIDLILKLQSLEPPPLVKNRKFDTEKLSFETNLTLEKFEGFRKQFQIKTEISNEANAFIEETVGYLNKYPINVFTHRDFHCRNLLRAPNSEYVLIDFQDARMGVPQYDLASILYDAYYPLPRDFRSLMLKSFRERNQDQTKKFNDTFYLQALQRSFKALGTYFRMLTDHKKDKFKPSIISCLNQLEEIIQLGMFADSLFIFVRSLREELSRHKDFKNL, encoded by the coding sequence GTGTATCCAGGATTCAATGACTCCCAACTAGAATTGCTTTTTTCTCGTTATGGAAAAGATTGTAAAGTTTTTCCACTGCAAGAAGAAGCATCCACAAGACGTTACTTTCGTATCACAACTTCTGAAAATATAGATGTTGTTGTTTGTATTGACGAAGTGGTAAACGAAGATTTTATCATTATCTCCGAATTTCTAAACACCAATGGAATTCATGTTCCTAAAGTTTTGGATGTCAATAGAGAGTTTGGACTCACGTTTATGAGTTTTGAAGGGTTGGAAGATTTTAGTACTTACAATCTCAGTGATTACAAAAATAAATTTCCTATACTCATCGATTTAATTCTAAAACTCCAATCGCTCGAACCGCCTCCTCTTGTAAAAAATAGAAAATTTGATACTGAAAAACTGAGTTTTGAAACTAACTTAACTTTGGAAAAATTTGAAGGATTTCGTAAACAATTTCAAATCAAAACAGAAATTTCTAATGAAGCGAATGCTTTTATTGAAGAAACTGTCGGATACCTAAACAAATATCCGATTAATGTTTTTACTCATAGAGATTTTCATTGTCGAAATCTTTTGCGAGCACCTAACTCAGAATATGTATTAATCGATTTTCAAGATGCAAGAATGGGTGTTCCACAATATGATCTGGCTTCTATTTTGTACGATGCCTACTATCCACTCCCCAGAGATTTTCGTTCCTTAATGCTAAAGTCCTTTCGTGAACGAAACCAAGACCAAACAAAAAAATTTAACGATACTTTTTATCTACAAGCTCTACAACGATCCTTCAAAGCGCTGGGAACTTATTTCCGAATGCTCACCGACCACAAAAAAGATAAATTCAAACCATCCATTATTTCTTGCTTAAACCAACTAGAGGAAATCATTCAATTGGGAATGTTTGCAGATTCATTGTTTATTTTTGTTCGAAGTTTACGAGAAGAACTCAGTCGCCATAAGGACTTTAAAAATCTATGA
- the galK gene encoding galactokinase, which translates to MDSFRSKENLNRFESIFGKTKQLPRLFQAPARINIIGEHVDYLGGTVLPAAINFAVQVYLRPNDTSTYRLHSVTYNETVELKKPLVSNPKAPWSDYIAGVIVEIEKKGHTIPGFDLLVDGNIPQGSGLSSSAALEVVTGYAIKETFELVISKEEVALIGQRAENHFVGTNCGIMDQFIIAVGKENDCISLNTDTLKYSYHHFDLGDYEFYLINSNVKHSLKDSAYNQRRAECESSLVKIQTKYPIFTHLYDVNLEESELDTCHLTNQEWKRTKHVTSERERTKIVINGLESGNFNDVGSALFQTHWSLSKEFEVSCPETDFIVDSLQSLGVTGARMIGGGFGGCVLVLDKKDHFSKIEEVLKKSYQQKYNLAIDFYKFQISDGVKEIYI; encoded by the coding sequence GTGGATTCTTTTAGAAGTAAAGAAAATTTGAATCGATTTGAATCAATATTTGGAAAAACAAAACAACTCCCACGATTGTTTCAAGCTCCCGCTAGAATCAATATAATTGGGGAACATGTAGATTATTTAGGTGGAACGGTACTTCCTGCTGCTATCAATTTTGCCGTACAGGTTTATCTTCGCCCAAACGATACATCCACCTACAGATTACACTCCGTCACATACAATGAAACTGTAGAGTTAAAGAAACCTTTAGTATCAAATCCAAAAGCACCATGGTCGGACTACATAGCAGGTGTCATTGTTGAAATTGAAAAAAAAGGTCATACAATTCCTGGTTTTGATTTATTAGTCGATGGGAACATCCCCCAAGGATCGGGTCTCTCTTCCTCCGCTGCATTAGAAGTCGTAACTGGTTATGCGATCAAAGAAACATTTGAGTTGGTTATTTCCAAAGAAGAAGTCGCCTTAATTGGACAAAGGGCTGAAAACCATTTTGTTGGTACCAATTGCGGAATTATGGATCAATTCATCATTGCAGTCGGCAAAGAGAATGATTGTATTTCCTTAAATACGGATACTCTAAAGTATTCATACCACCATTTTGATTTGGGAGATTACGAGTTTTACCTAATCAATTCCAATGTGAAACATAGTTTGAAAGACAGTGCGTATAACCAGCGCCGAGCGGAATGTGAGTCCTCATTAGTAAAAATACAAACAAAATATCCAATTTTTACACATTTGTACGATGTGAACCTTGAGGAATCAGAACTCGACACATGTCACCTAACGAATCAAGAGTGGAAACGAACAAAACATGTGACTTCAGAACGCGAAAGAACAAAAATTGTCATCAATGGTTTAGAATCCGGGAATTTTAACGATGTGGGGTCGGCCCTTTTTCAAACACATTGGTCTTTATCTAAAGAATTCGAAGTGTCCTGCCCCGAAACTGATTTCATTGTTGATTCTTTACAAAGTTTGGGTGTCACTGGTGCCAGAATGATCGGTGGTGGATTTGGTGGATGCGTACTCGTACTAGACAAGAAGGATCATTTTTCTAAAATCGAAGAAGTTTTAAAAAAAAGTTATCAACAAAAATATAACCTTGCGATAGACTTCTACAAGTTTCAAATTTCAGATGGGGTAAAGGAAATTTATATATGA
- a CDS encoding glucose-6-phosphate isomerase, with product MSNLKISDRFVKSFLTETLIQKELENAEKARQTLLQKKGVGNEFLGWVDLPGQTSADELQKIRLAAETIQSHSQYLVVVGIGGSYLGARAVIEALTPEFSAQEVQKKAVKIIYAGHHLDADYHARLLAFLENKEFSVNVISKSGTTTEPAIAFRLLLSLLERKYGRENLKNRVYATTDKEKGALKQLADEYGFPSFVIPDDVGGRYSVFTPVGLLPIAAAGFSINKLIDGAKQMEGELKTKSASEGNLATYYASMRNGLYAQGKKTEILVSYSPALVFVSEWWKQLFGESEGKNGKGIFPASVQFTTDLHSMGQYIQDGERHLMETVIKVESPKQDVYLTEKTDDRDGLNYLAGKKLSEVNQSAMLGTLIAHKDGGVPCLEIVLPGLSEETIGELLYLFQFACGISGYMLGVNPFDQPGVEDYKNNMFALLGKKGYEKRKNEILSHI from the coding sequence ATGTCGAACCTAAAAATTTCGGATCGATTTGTGAAATCTTTTCTTACTGAAACTTTGATTCAGAAAGAATTAGAAAATGCCGAAAAAGCCCGACAAACTCTATTACAAAAAAAAGGAGTCGGAAATGAGTTTTTAGGTTGGGTAGATCTTCCTGGTCAAACCAGTGCAGATGAATTACAGAAGATTCGACTCGCTGCAGAAACCATCCAATCCCATTCCCAATATTTGGTCGTTGTGGGAATTGGTGGAAGTTATTTGGGAGCCCGTGCTGTGATTGAAGCGTTAACTCCAGAATTCAGCGCGCAAGAAGTACAAAAGAAGGCAGTAAAGATCATATATGCGGGCCATCATTTGGATGCGGATTACCATGCACGTTTACTTGCTTTTTTGGAGAACAAAGAATTTTCAGTGAATGTGATTTCAAAATCGGGAACCACAACAGAACCTGCCATTGCTTTTCGATTATTACTTTCTCTTCTTGAACGAAAGTATGGACGAGAAAATCTCAAAAATCGAGTGTATGCAACTACTGATAAAGAGAAAGGAGCCCTCAAACAACTAGCTGACGAGTACGGTTTTCCTAGTTTTGTGATTCCTGATGATGTCGGTGGTCGTTATTCCGTGTTCACACCAGTTGGATTATTACCGATTGCTGCCGCTGGATTTAGCATAAACAAACTCATTGATGGCGCCAAACAAATGGAAGGCGAATTAAAAACAAAGTCGGCTTCCGAAGGAAATTTGGCAACGTATTATGCGAGTATGCGTAACGGTCTTTATGCCCAAGGGAAAAAAACAGAAATTTTGGTAAGTTATTCACCAGCTTTAGTATTTGTATCAGAATGGTGGAAACAACTGTTTGGTGAAAGTGAAGGAAAAAATGGTAAAGGAATTTTCCCTGCGTCTGTTCAATTCACCACCGATCTTCATTCTATGGGGCAATACATTCAAGATGGAGAACGTCATTTGATGGAAACGGTCATCAAGGTAGAATCTCCAAAACAAGACGTCTATCTAACTGAAAAAACTGATGATCGCGATGGCCTCAACTATTTGGCCGGCAAAAAACTTTCTGAAGTAAACCAAAGTGCTATGCTTGGAACTCTCATTGCTCATAAGGATGGTGGAGTACCTTGTTTAGAAATCGTATTACCAGGATTAAGCGAAGAAACGATTGGAGAACTTTTGTATCTTTTTCAATTTGCCTGTGGTATCTCTGGATATATGTTAGGGGTAAATCCATTTGATCAACCAGGTGTGGAAGATTATAAAAACAATATGTTTGCCTTACTTGGAAAAAAAGGGTATGAAAAGCGAAAAAACGAAATTCTAAGTCATATATGA
- a CDS encoding ferredoxin yields MADKSSKQPENVPGKYYVDQTCVPCSDCIKEAPNLLQYNEDESHIFFKNQPTNPTEEKQAKAAMAMCPVDAIGDDGE; encoded by the coding sequence ATGGCAGATAAAAGTAGCAAACAACCGGAAAATGTCCCAGGAAAATACTATGTCGACCAGACCTGTGTGCCCTGCAGCGACTGCATTAAGGAAGCCCCGAACCTTTTACAGTACAACGAGGACGAAAGTCACATTTTCTTTAAAAACCAACCAACAAACCCGACAGAGGAAAAACAAGCAAAAGCAGCGATGGCGATGTGCCCTGTAGACGCTATAGGGGACGACGGAGAGTAA
- a CDS encoding STAS domain-containing protein: MIENWSDYTVESGDFKMEVLHQRYVPLPETAVYFELSGEINLYNSQVMKENLEILISKGINNVFLNFEQVSYIDSSGLGVCLGIHSRLMKQKGFIRIISPSEKVRYVLELTKLKSLLQIYPTLEQAVQAT, encoded by the coding sequence ATGATCGAAAACTGGAGTGATTACACAGTTGAAAGTGGTGACTTCAAAATGGAAGTCCTCCATCAGAGATATGTCCCCCTACCAGAAACTGCTGTATACTTTGAATTGTCTGGAGAAATCAATCTCTACAATTCACAGGTCATGAAAGAAAATTTGGAAATTCTCATCTCCAAAGGGATCAATAATGTCTTTTTAAACTTTGAACAAGTCAGTTATATCGATAGTTCTGGACTGGGAGTTTGTTTAGGGATTCATTCTAGACTGATGAAACAAAAAGGGTTCATCCGTATCATTTCTCCGTCTGAAAAAGTGAGATATGTTTTAGAACTAACCAAACTAAAGAGCCTGCTCCAAATTTATCCGACGTTGGAACAGGCCGTTCAAGCAACTTAG
- the mtnP gene encoding S-methyl-5'-thioadenosine phosphorylase encodes MANVVKIGVIGGTGLYSIDGMEIIKEIHPDTPWGKPSDTITIGRFKGKEIAFLPRHGKGHSLNPSEVPARANIAALKQLGVEEIIAFSSVGSLRQEIAPRDFVIPSQIIDRTKARPSTFFENGMVAHAPFADPFSPGLGKKVEEAAKQIGLPIHSNKTLICMEGPLFSTRAESHMYRSWGADIINMTVLPEAKLAREAEILYQMVCMSTDYDCWKEDEAHVTLEMVLGNLSKNAETAKKLLSTLIDLLGKSDDTSLVGSTKFSLVTSPEKRNPEQIEKLKFLFPTYF; translated from the coding sequence TGAAAATCGGGGTCATTGGTGGAACTGGCCTATATTCAATTGATGGAATGGAAATTATCAAAGAAATCCATCCTGATACACCCTGGGGCAAACCATCGGACACGATCACCATTGGTCGTTTTAAAGGTAAAGAAATTGCATTTTTACCTAGGCATGGAAAAGGACATTCATTAAATCCAAGCGAAGTTCCAGCACGAGCGAACATCGCCGCATTAAAACAGTTAGGCGTAGAAGAAATTATAGCTTTTAGTTCTGTCGGAAGTTTACGCCAAGAAATTGCCCCTAGAGATTTTGTGATTCCTTCGCAGATCATTGACCGCACTAAAGCACGACCATCTACATTTTTCGAAAATGGAATGGTGGCTCATGCTCCTTTTGCCGATCCATTTTCACCAGGACTTGGAAAAAAAGTAGAAGAAGCTGCAAAACAAATTGGTCTTCCGATTCATTCCAACAAAACTCTAATTTGTATGGAAGGGCCTTTATTTTCTACAAGAGCAGAATCTCATATGTACAGGTCTTGGGGAGCCGACATCATCAACATGACTGTCCTTCCAGAAGCAAAACTAGCAAGAGAAGCGGAGATTCTTTACCAAATGGTTTGTATGTCAACTGACTACGATTGTTGGAAAGAAGATGAAGCCCATGTCACTTTGGAAATGGTGTTGGGTAACCTAAGTAAAAATGCAGAAACAGCTAAGAAGTTACTTTCTACGCTTATTGATCTTTTAGGAAAGTCGGATGATACCAGTCTTGTGGGGAGTACAAAGTTTTCTTTGGTGACTTCACCAGAAAAAAGAAATCCAGAACAGATTGAAAAATTGAAATTTCTTTTTCCTACTTATTTCTAA
- a CDS encoding response regulator, producing MTKKNILIVEDEPFLGLNIKQKIESFGFHVIAVVPSGDEAFQIVSEKVPDLILMDINLEGPLDGIDTAESLREQFSVPVLFLTGFLDDTAKQRIDLNPSYAYLMKPFTTDQLKVAVSSFTN from the coding sequence ATGACGAAAAAGAACATCCTCATCGTCGAGGATGAACCCTTCCTCGGACTCAATATCAAACAGAAAATCGAATCCTTTGGTTTTCATGTGATTGCGGTTGTGCCTTCTGGGGATGAGGCCTTCCAAATAGTTTCGGAAAAAGTTCCGGATCTTATACTGATGGATATCAATCTGGAAGGTCCTTTGGATGGGATTGATACAGCCGAATCTTTACGTGAGCAGTTTTCCGTGCCTGTACTATTTTTGACAGGATTTTTGGATGATACAGCCAAACAAAGAATAGACCTGAATCCGTCTTATGCGTATTTAATGAAGCCCTTTACTACGGATCAATTAAAAGTGGCAGTTTCCAGTTTTACCAATTAA